The DNA window CCGGGACGGCTCCGCCCTCCGCGGGCCGCCGGCCTGCGTCCCATCGGGCGCCGCGCGAGGTCAGCGCGGGGTCAGCGCGGGGTTGGCGGGGTCAGGAGCGCGGCGGCTCCGCGGCCCGGACGGGCGCGAGGTAGGCCGCGGGGCTAGTCGCCGCCTCCCGGGCGGGTGGGGCCGAGCCACGGGCCCGCGGGCGCGGCGGGGACCTGCGGACGGGGCTCCGCCGTGAGACCCGGTGTCCGGCTGGGCGTCGGAGGTCGGGCGCGGGGAGCCCGGGCGGCCTCCCGCCGTGGTCGGTCCGCGCCACCTGCCGGCCGCACGGCCTCTCAGGGGCCGCCGCCTCGCCATCCCCACGCAGCCCCGCTTCTGGAAGCGCCGGGGGGCTCCCGTTGGGAGTTTGCCGGGcatctgctgggggtgggggggtgggggggcccggCCAGGGGCGCCGCCAAGCCCGGGGAAGCCTGACGTCTCGGCCGGGACGGGGATCGGGACCTGCTCCGCCTCCGGGAAGCTGAATgcgcggggaggggcgggggtggagcGGGAGTGATGGCGGGGAGCCGGGCAGAGGGCAGCCCGGGGAGGAGTTGGGGGGCGGGCATgggggccccctcccctccccccggggTGAGCACGAAGCCGGGTCGGCCCACGACCCGTGTCTCCCGGCGCACAGGGCAGGATGTATACGCTGCTGTCGGGCCTGTACAAGTACATGTTCCAGAAGGACGAGTACTGCATTCTGATCCTGGGTCTGGACAATGCCGGCAAGACGGTTGGTGCTTGTTCCTGGTCACCACTCCTCCGAGGGCTCTCGGGATCCATGCCCCTCGCTGCATGTTTCATGTCCGCACAGAATCCCAACCCCGTTGAAGGCTGCGGGCCAGTCCCGGTCTGCTGCTGTAGAAAAGACCCAAGGAGGAGGGATGTTTTGGAAACAGGCTTGGAAGGATCCGGGCCTTATCTACTGTATGTCCGTCTCTTCTCAGACGTTCCTGGAGCAGTCAAAAACTCGGTTTAACAAGAACTACAAGGGGATGAGTTTGTCCAAGATCACTACCACCGTGGGTCTGAACAGTAAGGGGGTCCCTTAGGGCTGTGGGTTGTGGGGCCGATCCCACAGGCCAGCAGGCAGATGGTCAGCAGCCCCCGTGGGCCCCGCAATCCCGGAGCCCCAGAGCGGCTCGTCCCTCTCCCGGAGCCGGGAGGTGGCGCGTCAGAGACCAGGGCCCCGGCTTCACCcgtccttctctctccccagtcGGCACTGTGGACGTGGGGAAGGCTCGCCTCATGTTCTGGGACTTAGGGGGCCAAGAAGAGCTGCAG is part of the Neomonachus schauinslandi unplaced genomic scaffold, ASM220157v2 HiC_scaffold_1365, whole genome shotgun sequence genome and encodes:
- the ARFRP1 gene encoding ADP-ribosylation factor-related protein 1 isoform X3; translated protein: MYTLLSGLYKYMFQKDEYCILILGLDNAGKTTFLEQSKTRFNKNYKGMSLSKITTTVGLNIGTVDVGKARLMFWDLGGQEELQSLWDKYYAECHGVIYVIDSTDEERLSESKRAFEDGHE